In the Mesoplodon densirostris isolate mMesDen1 chromosome 6, mMesDen1 primary haplotype, whole genome shotgun sequence genome, TGGCATACATCATGGTAGAAGTAATGCAACCCACAAGAAATGCAACAATGTCCTTAATGTGCTGAAAGAAAACCaaatctcttagcaaatttctatGTAtagcaaaaatattctttaaaaaatgaaagtaaaataaggaATTTTTTGGACAAAAGCTGAAAGGAATTACCAAAAGTAGAACTACACTTAACAAAATAGTTTTTCCAGTGGACAGAAAATGGCatcatataaaaacataaattggCACAAAAGAATGGAGAGTGttgaaaatggtaaatatgtgagtaaacaaaatagaatttttttctcatggttttatatttctttaaaatatatatggaatctaaaaaaaaccaaaaggttctgaagaacctaggggcaggacaggaataaagatgcagactacagaatggacttgaggacacggggagggggaagggtaagctgggatgaagtgagagagtggcactgacatatatacactaccaaatgtaaaatagatagctagtgggaagcagctgcatagtacagggagatcagctcagtgctttgtgaccacctagaggggtgggatagggatagggagggtgggagagagatgcaagagggaggagatagggggatatatatatagctgattcactttgttatacagcagaaactaacacaaattgtaaagcaattatactccaataaagatgttaaaaaagtaaataaaaataattgactaTTTAAAGCAGAAGTGTTGAGTTTAGCTCAGCTACTCCATTGTTTGCTGCCGTGGTTTCCATTTTGCTTGGCCAAGTAGCCTGCAGGGACACTAAACTGACACTAGTCCCTTTTCATTCAAGTGCATGCCCTAGGTAATAGCATGCAGCATCACAAACAAATGTAAATTCTTGTTATAACTTCCCTAATGGCCCTTGTGATTAATAgtctcccctctctcccagcACTTTCCCTTTGAATGACCCTTAGATAAGACCTTCCTGGGCCTTACCAAAACCCAGCTATTTGTTTGAACTGACCAATCCAGCCTTAGCCTGGGAACCCCAAAAGACTTCACCCATGGACCCTAATAAACACATGGGCCTGGGTcctatctctttctttctctacaCTCTGCCTTGACCTCCATATGTGGCTCCTCAAGGCATACTGAGCAAGACTTCCAGGACCTGTGAGTAGTAAAATtctctgtttccatttctcttgtgGTCTTTTGCTGAACCATGGCTCACCATCTGGCACTCTGTGTTCCACTTAACAAGTGTTAATTTGACACATTCATAACAAAAATGATAACTAAGAATTGTGTGGtctaaatatatagagagaagtaaaaatatgacaaaaatagcaCCAAAAATGAGAGGGGAAATGACAGTATACCATTTTAACCTTCAAACATTATACatgaaatggtaaaaaaaaaaattattagaccaTAGAGtgtcataaatttaaaatgtaaacttcaGCCTCTAGAGCAACCAACAAAAACTATAAATTGAGATGCATAGGTAATAaggtaacaataaaaataaaatggaatcctacaaaaatataaaaataatccaaaacaacgtaggaaaaagagcaaaaaggaaacaaagaaaatgagataGAAATGTGGTAGACTAATTCCAGGTATAACTaacttataataaataataagtacACTTAATTTAAATATTCTAAACATAGCAATTAAATGACAGCGATTGTCATACTGGAGTAAAAAACTGTCCCCCAAAACCCACTTTCACATAGAGATGCAGATAGATTAAAACtataaagatggaaaaagatataacatGCTTACATCTTTTCTGAAAAAGTATTTTGGCTTAATTTTGAAAGATGTTTTTACTGAATACTGAATTCTGgtttacagacttttttttcttttaccactcTAAAGATATCATTCTGTTGATTTCTGATTTGCATAAATTCTGACAGGATgtctgcattatttttttatctttattcccCTATACTTATTGTGTGTTTTTCCCCCCGGCTGCTTTACATTTTTTTGAGTAACACTGGTTTTCAGCAATGTGATGATGTTTTTTGTTAAGATTTTCTTCACATATTCCTGCTTTGTCATCCTGAGGTTCTTAGGTCTCTGGATTTATAGTTTTCATAAAGTTTGGGAAATGTTCagtcattatctcttcaaatattttttctgttctcctctttctttcttcttcctctgggacttaaaaatacatgtatgttAGATTGTCTGATATTTTCCATAGGTTACTGAGTCTCTGTTCACCTTGTATTAGGTCCTTTCAGTTTCTGTGGTTCATTTAGGATATTTTCTATGGCTATGTCTTCAGGTTCACTGAtcatttcttctgcagcttctacTCTATTAACCCCATCCAGTAAAAATTTAAGTCACTATTTGTTTTATCTCTTGAAATGGtgcttggtctttttttttcattttcctccacATTATAttcctgttttcctttaaatctagcacatttattatatttatgataGCCCGCTTAAATTCCTTGTCCTCTAATTCCATTATCTCTACCATTTCTTGGTCTCTTTCTATTGATTGAATTTTTTCTAGGTTATATTAGCTAGCTTCTTTGCATAACTTGAATTTTTTATTGGATGCCAGATATTGTGAAATTGACTTTGTTGAGTGCTGGGTTTTGTCATATTCCTTTAAAGGATGTTAGAATGTTTTACTTTGTTCTGGTAGCCAGTTAAGTTACTTGTAGATTAGCTTCATCTTTTCTAGACtattaaaaacagttttaaagacAAATCTAAAATAGCCCTTATTATAAGGATACTTTAGCCCCACAAGATGTTACCCCTGTGGCACTCCATTGAGCATGCCACACCCCAAAGACATGGTCTCTACTCTgactggaaggaaataaaatggtCCCCAGGCCTATGTGATCTCTGGTAATTTCTTGGCTTATATTCActggtgatttttatttcctcagcACTCTTTTTCCCTGCAAGTATCTCACTGCTAGAGGTAGAAGATACAGATATAAAAAAGGGAAGACAGAGTGCAACTACTAGTGTTGCATTGAATTTGaggtatcagtatgaactcatggtttTATATAGCAATATATAGTAAACACGTTAGGCTTTGGAGGCCACATTGTTCCTGTCACAACTCCTCAACTCTgtcattgtagcatgaaagcagtgATAGACACTATGTAAATAAATGAGCATGCTATGTTCAATTCAAACTTTATTTATGACTactgagaaggagaagagaaacttAGCATTTATCAGGGGATAGGCTCAAGTAAGGGTGCAAATATAAAGGGGTATATATTCATCAGGGTTCTGCAGAGAAACAAAGCCAACAGGatgtgtatagatagatagatagacagatagatagatagatagatagatagatagatagatagatagatagataaagagagTCACTGAAAGTAAGAGGGGGCGGGTAcggagagggagagatggattttaaggaattggctcatgtgattgtcAGGGCTGGCAAGTCTAAAATCTACAGGGAAGGCTGGTAGGCTGGAAATTCTGGCAGGAGTCAACATTGCAGTCTTAAGTCTGCAGACAGTCTGGAGACAGAATTCCTTCCATTTCTGAGGACTTCAGTCTTCTCTTAAGGCTATCAACTGACTCGATGAGGTCCATCTACATTACGGAGGGTGATCTGTTCtattcaaagtctactgatttataTGTCAATCACATCTAAAAactaccttcacagcaacatctagactgatGTTTGATGTACAATGGGGTACCATAGCCTAGcaaaattgacacataaaattaaccatcacagggtAGCAAAAGGGGAGTTTCCTGGTAGTTATGAACAGGTATATATTTCGATTATGGTGGTGGTTACAAGAATCTGTACATAGGATAAAACTGcatagaactacacacacacatgcacacacacacatatgaataCATGgaaaatggtgaaaactgaatatGTTTTGTAGTATAGTTAATAGTACTGAACCAGTGtcaattttgtgattttgatattGTACTTCTATAATATAAGGTATCAAAATTGGGGGAAGTGGAGTGAAGGgtacatgatactctatatactatttttgtaattttctatgaGTCTATACTTAACACCAAATAAaaggtctttaaaaattttatggacACTCAAGTTTGATATTCCAATAATTTTCAGAtgccatgaaatattatttttcttgtaattttttcaaCAGTTTAAAAATGTAGACATCATTCCTAGCTCATGGAGCACACAAATATAGGTAGCAAGCCAAGGCCCAGGGTCATTTTTTGCTGACTGCTAAATTAAATAGTATTGTTTCTTCATGTCAATAATTATATTCtgtttatggtaaaaaaaaaaagtctttgaatGCTTTTAAGAAAGACAGAGTGAAATATTTAGGGGTAAAGAGATATAGTATCTGTACCTTACTGTCAAACAGCTctctctttacatatatattaatatacttacatatatatatatatatataaagaaatgatAAGGCAAATGTGGTAAGATATAATATCTGAAGATCCTGGGTTAAGGCTTAAAGAAAATTCTTTCTATGATTCTTGCAACGTTTCCATAAGTCTgaacttatttcaaaataaaaattatttacacacacatatatatccaaTACTTGCTTAAAAATCTGGAAAAAGGGAGTGAGTAGGTATAGATATCGGTGAAACAACGAGCTAGCAATTCTTTAAACTGAGTGATTGGTATATGAGGTTTCATTATATAGCTTTCTTTTTATggttatttgaaattttccaaaattaaaagtttatatatgtatacacacacatgcacacacagaccaGAGCTGCAAAAGTTTGAGGAAACATGTACAGTGACACTGACAGCAGGTAATATGATTTGCGGGGAGGGGCATATAATTtaacaagagaaattaaaaaatcaaatcaccTGCTATAGTAAATTCATTTTCTATGTAGTAAATTTATTCTGTGAAACCTAATGAGTtctacacacattaaaaaaactttcagggcttccctggtggcgcagtggttgagagtccgcctgccgatgcaggggacacgggttcgtgccccggtctaggaagatcccacatgccgcggagtggctgggcctgtgagccatggccgctgagcctgtgcgtctggagcctgtgctccgcaatgggagaggccacaacagtgagaggcccgcgtacagcaaaaaaaaaaaaaaaaaaaaactttcaaaatagcaACTTGAAATGTACCACAGTGCACCAAAATAAGTCAACATTAAAATGATtaataagataaataataaaaatgttaatggtgGTCACCTGTAGGAGGTAGCAACAGTGGtaacaatattttcttctttatagtcTTCCGTAGTTTTTTGAATTTctaaaatatctattatttatcacaaaataatacatgtaacAATCTTTTTGAGATTTCTCAATTTCTTGGGAGGGCAGATTAGTTTTAAAACTGTTAATTTTCTGGGCATTCATCAACATGAGCAGAACTTGTCAAAATTGAAGCAACATAGCACCAACTTTTTATATAGCAATGGAAAGAataattttaatcaatttttgtaaataaagcattCAGTTTGATGTAAGCATGCATATGAGATGCTAGCACCCTTTGCTTTGTGGGGGGAAAATTAAGGTGTTAATGAATTGGCTGGGACAATAGAAGTAGAACCATGAACATACAGACATGTGTTAAAACCTTGGTAGCATAGGTCAAAGTTTGAAAAGAATCAAACTTGGATCAGACTGAAATGTAGGGCTCATCCCAGTGGAGTAGGGAGAAGTTAAAAAGCCTCACCTAAAGGTTTTGGTACATGCCTGTCTACATAGAACCAAAAGCAGCACCCACTGTGATACAAGCCAGAGGGGAGGACGCACAGTTAGAGGTTTGCTGCAGTGACAACACTCCAACCCAGGTGAGACAGAAGACAGGTAGCAGGATTTTAGTGACCAGATCACATAGATCAAAAACATGGATTTACCCAAGGATGTAGATTGGCAGGGAGTACAGTTCTCAGGTAGGAGGTCTGGGGTCATACTATGGCTCCAAAACCAATAGGGAAGAGAAAATTTAGGTAGTACCATAAGGCTGAAATCAGCTGTCACAATGGCTGGTGATATGGACCAATTATATGCTGTGCTCAGCCATGGAAAAATAATCtacacaaagtgaaaaaaaaaaaaacccaaccatcCAAAAAGCCTATAATAGGTTTACTGAGGAGTTTCAACTCACTGgagtataaaatgaaatgaatttctCTTCCCAGTCACAAATTTCAGATTTTCAGAGTCAAAAGAAATATTTCAGGCAAACTAAAAACTTTCTGGTTATTTTCAGCCCTAAGACACCCACCCCCCCAGCCCTCTTCTAGAGCAGCTCTTCTGCTAGTCCACAGCCTAGAGAGAAAAAGCTCAGCAAGCCTCCATTCATCAAGCCAGATGTCAGTTCTTCTTTGTAGGCACCCAAAACCTCAACAGGTTTTGCAGCACTACCTTACTTGTCTTGGATAAGAACAGTCTTCCCACTCTTTCATAGGAACAGTAGTGAAACACTTCCCACCATTCCTTGAGCACTTCCCATGATGTATAAATCTCCTTTGATTCTACCTTCCCCCTTCTTGATGTTTACTTTATATAGATATGTGGGGAGAGGAGGCAAGGAAGAGTGGTGGTTGATACCAGTAGGAAAACAAGGGAGAGATGCCTGACTCTAACAATtggtagtttaaaaaataaaactcactaCTTGGTGTCATTTATCTTCAATTTGGAGTCTCCACTTCAATACTTAAATTCTGGGTCAACAGAAAAAGTCAAACAACATCCTCTACAAAGGGAATTACTATGAATTGGCACTATGCCCAGTGTTTTGTACAACTTACTCAATCTTTACAGTAACACTGACAGCAGTGTTTAATTGCTCTCTTTTTTCAAATAAGAGAACTACATTTTAGAAAAAGTGAATAACTTTCCCAGTATTAAGTGGTTTGTGATGGAACAGAATTTATACTCCTGCCTCACTATTTCTAAAGAGTATGTGTGATATTTTCCACTGTGTTGCCAGACAGTACACCAAAAACCACTCATTTCAGATATCACCAGGGATAAGATTCTAAAGTGACTGCCTTTGTGAAATATGGATCAGAATCTATTGGAATCTGAGTCTGTAGCAGACTACTGTTCTCAGGGATTGTAGCTAAGCTGAGATAGtggaaacaaagaataaaaatctcggggcttccctggtggcacagtggttgagagtccacctgccgatgcaggggacacgggttcctgccccggtccgggaggatcccacatgccacggagaggctgggcccatgagccatggccgctgagcctacgcgtccggagcctgtgctccgcaacgggagaggccacaacagtgagaggcccgcataccgaaaaaaaaaaaatctctatataTAACTTTGCTTTGTCCATGAAGGTTGTCCATGATTGCCCAATGATGCCATGTCTAGTCTTTATACACTAAACACCCACATTTCCTTTTGGTCTTATTGGTTAACAGATTTCTGACTCAGCAAATATTTCACAGCAGCTTTTACATCCTTGTTTCTCAAGCTATAGATTATAGGATTTAGCATTGGGGTCACTACCCCATAAAACATGGAAACAAGTCCTTCTCTAGCTTGCAAATTGTCTTGTCCAAGGAAGTCTTGACACTTGGATTTGGCATACATAAAGAAGATGGTACCATAAAACATAATTACCACCGTCAAATGCACTGAACAGGTGGAAAAGGCCTTGCGTCTCCCTGTGGCTGAGTTCATTCTGAAGATGGTGTAGAGGATGAACATATAGGAGAAAATAAATGGCCAGCAGGGGAAGAACCAGGAAAGCCATAATTGACACTGCTAGGGTAACAATACTGAGGGTTATATCAGCATAAGCTAGCATGAGGACAGCCAGTATCTCACATAAGAAATGACTGATAATATTATTACCACAGAAAGGCAATCTCATGGCAAGAGATGTTTGCACAATTGAGTTGATTCTGCCAGACAGCCATGACACAGAAGCCAACAGTACATACACCACCTTGCTCATGAGGATGGGGTATCTCAGAGGGTTACAGATGGCCATGTAGCAGTCAAAAGCCATCATGCCAAGGAAGAAACACTCTGCTGACCCCATTGCAAATCCTAAGAATATTTGCACTGCACATCCAGAGAagaaaatattccttttctttgAGATTAAGCTCACCAAAGTTGAGGGAACAGAGGAGGATGTATAGCAGATATCCAGAAAAGAGAGGTTGCACAGGAAGAAGTACATGAGAGTGTGAAGACGGGAATCAAAGACGCTTGCTATGATCAGAACATGATTGCCAATTAGAATCAATAGGTACATAACTAGAATTagagcaaagaaaataatttcaagttcGGGGTAACCAGAGAGTCCCAGAAGAATGAACTCTTTCACACATGTCTTATTTATTCTATCCATGTCCCAGCTTTCAGGATGTCAAAGGAATACCAACATAAAACATTTTCACTGCCAAATAACAACAAATGTAACAAATTTCTTGGATAGGCATTATTCTAGAGTGAAACAGAAAGAATGTTTTCTTTGAAGCTCTGTCATTCAGTTATCTTCAAGAATGTCTGCGCCTAGAATACAATGATACTGGGAAATTGAGACTTCAATGCCCTGTGTCTAATGTTTGAAGTTCTACCTAGGATCAGAAGCAAATTCAGAAGCAACCTTCCCCACTGTTGAAGACACCCTaagttgagttttttaaaagccTTAGAATATTTCAGATGACAAACCTGACTTCATTTAGTCAGGCTCAGTGACAGAGTGGTGGGGAAGGCAAAAGACAACTCAACAAGGACTGGAATTTTGATTCagtgtttaacagaaattttgaaaattttaaagcaagtttgattttatgcatttttgtttgtctgcctGACACCCTGGATCTCCATCCAGTCTGTTAAATTGCGTATTTTTATAGGCAGACATTTTATCATAGTAAACTGAACCACATACACAGCAATTTAACATTTGTTCAAAGGTCTAGTTAGTTGTTGATCTCGTAGTCTTTCCCATTACAAGACCAGTGTGTAAACTAACTCTGCAAGTATACAGTGGAGATCTTTGAAGAAAAATAGTCTCTCTTCTTTTGCTTTATTCTGTGGCTTCAAAGTTATTCTtcgtaatttatttatttaagtgaacctgagaaaacagtaataatgcttaaatatatatctgtgtatgtgtgtgtagcactttatactttacaaaaaaaattaatcttctcattatctctatttttttttcaaatgtgaaaGACAGAATATGGCCAAAGTAATCCAGCCTATAAGTAAACAGAGGAGCTTGAAGCTCAGATCTTTGCCAATGAAGTCTAGAGCTCTTTGGGCTACAACACCAAAAGTTATTATACCACGTTCTCCCACCAAGAACTACCCAGAATTTTTGGCCTTGGTGGATTTATGAAGAATCAATTATTTCAGTCTTTCAAATTcttcatatgtatataaatttcctgggtatcttgttaaaatgtagattttctTTTACTAAGTCTGGTGCAGGCCctgggactctgcatttctaataaactCCCAAAGTATGCTGAATAACAAATCACAGCTGTATTTGGTAATAAAAAATTAGTAACTGCACTGCCTCATGCTGTTCATATTTTAAATCCATATTTAATAATAGTTTTAATTATGGAATGAAAAGGTATAGTGTCATGATATTCAAGGCTTACATTATACTGATAAATTATTTCCACCTCCTAGAAGAACCTGTTAATTTCTTCTTAGTATTTATGCCAGCATTCTGAATTAAGGTCAGGTTCAACAATGTCAGATTCCATAGATGTGAAGGAGTAAATATTTGTTATGCAACAGTTGTAATTGTTCCCCCGTTCCCAAAGCAATTTAAAGTTGGAATGAGAGATCTGtggaatggaaaaactttttatGCATCAGGGACAGTGTCCCACATACACAATTAAGAGTGGTGTTGGGAATATAATGTGACTGAACTAAAGctcaaaaatgaaataacattctCCCACCCATGCAACTTTTGGAAACAGGGGCAAATGTTCACCAAACTAACTTTATGAAATGTGAGACctttttagtttaaatatatttacaaagtGAAGTTAATTCAAAGTAAGTTCTTAATTGAAATGATAATTACCAAAATGAAATGCTAGACTTAAAAATGATCTAGATattatgaatgaaataaaatagacattttctgtgaattaattgcattgtcatttaatttttttaacttatcttCATTCTTTTAGATAAGCTAATTTCATACAGGATATTAATACCAACCTTTTTTGAAaggaaaagacagacagacaggtaagaaataaaataaataaatttataggatAAAAGTGAATTCATATGTTCGAGGCCAGAAAGAAGATTTAAAAGTCCTGAATGGATAGTTTGGGGCACAAATTCAGATACACAGATAGCACACTGTTGTATTAAAGTGTTTCAGAAAGTCTGTTAAGCTACATTATAGATATCAACGCTTAGATTCTGACTTTAACTTTCCAATAGATGTTACATTTCACTGTAAAATATTTGGATTCTGGAGAATTGTTTTTAGAAGGCAGGCCCATGCTCAAGTAGGAGACTTGCTGCTGGCGGACTGTGGTGCCAGCTACTGACCCAGAAACAGCCCTGTGCCCTTTTGGACTTGGCTACAGCCTTATTTGGTCTTGAACTAGCCACTAGCACCATCTGCCAAGAGACCCAGAAGGAATCACACCACTCCAAGCCCCAGGTAACAGGGCTCGCCCACCTTAATCCTGGCTGTGGACCCTTAGGTGACCCATGACCTGACTCCAGATGCTCTTGGACAATAGTCTTGGACATCCAGGGACCAGGTAGGAGGCATGCCCATTTGTACCCCACTGCAAGCCCTCCAACTTCCGTCTGACTGCAGATCCTTAACCAGCCCTATAATTCTGTTCCAGTCTCTTGCAGCT is a window encoding:
- the LOC132492048 gene encoding LOW QUALITY PROTEIN: olfactory receptor 13C4-like (The sequence of the model RefSeq protein was modified relative to this genomic sequence to represent the inferred CDS: inserted 2 bases in 2 codons; deleted 1 base in 1 codon), whose protein sequence is MPIQEICYICCYLAVKMFYVXYSFDILKAXDMDRINKTCVKEFILLGLSGYPELEIIFFALILVMYLLILIGNHVLIIASVFDSRLHTLMYFFLCNLSFLDICYTSSSVPSTLVSLISKKRNIFFSGCAVQIFLGFAMGSAECFFLGMMAFDCYMAICNPLRYPILMSKVVYVLLASVSWLSGRINSIVQTSLAMRLPFCGNNIISHFLCEILAVLMLAYADITLSIVTLAVSIMAFLVLPLLAIYFSYMFILYTIFRMNSATGRRKAFSTCSVHLTVVIMFYGTIFFMYAKSKCQDFLGQDNLQAREGLVSMFYGVVTPMLNPIIYSLRNKDVKAAVKYLLSQKSVNQ